In a single window of the Bacillus mycoides genome:
- the pstA gene encoding phosphate ABC transporter permease PstA, giving the protein MRMLNHKNIQENMASRFLKDRIYKCLFYIAILFSVVILFILLFQIFEKGISYLSIDFFTNFASRNPREAGIVAALSGTILFMSIVIPVSFIFGVGTALYLEHYAKESVFKKLIELNNQTLAGVPSVVFGLLGLTIFVYALHLGESIMAAALTMSLLVLPTVVVASQEAIRTVPSSLLEASYGLGATKWQTMYRIVLPVALPGIVTGCTLAVSRAIGEAAPLLVIGALAFANYVPFSMFDRFTVLPIQIFNWMSRPQEEFQYVAAAGMIVLLGLLLFINIFVLWLRNRK; this is encoded by the coding sequence ATGCGAATGTTAAACCATAAGAACATACAAGAAAATATGGCATCTCGTTTTTTAAAGGATCGGATTTACAAGTGTTTGTTTTATATAGCAATTTTGTTTTCAGTAGTAATACTTTTTATATTGCTTTTTCAAATTTTTGAAAAAGGTATAAGTTATCTTTCAATAGATTTCTTTACAAACTTCGCCTCACGTAATCCGAGAGAAGCTGGGATTGTCGCTGCTTTGTCAGGGACAATACTATTTATGAGCATTGTTATACCAGTCTCTTTTATATTTGGAGTCGGAACAGCTCTTTATTTAGAGCATTATGCGAAGGAGTCCGTTTTTAAAAAGTTAATTGAATTAAATAATCAAACATTAGCAGGGGTACCTTCCGTTGTGTTTGGTTTACTCGGGTTAACTATTTTCGTATACGCTCTCCATTTGGGAGAGAGCATAATGGCAGCGGCACTGACGATGAGTTTACTCGTCTTACCAACTGTTGTTGTAGCTAGTCAAGAAGCGATTAGAACTGTGCCGAGCTCATTACTAGAGGCTTCTTACGGATTAGGTGCTACGAAATGGCAAACGATGTATCGAATTGTATTGCCAGTCGCTTTGCCAGGGATTGTAACGGGATGTACGTTAGCGGTATCGAGAGCAATTGGTGAGGCAGCACCATTATTAGTTATTGGGGCCCTTGCCTTTGCAAATTATGTTCCGTTCAGTATGTTTGATAGATTTACGGTTTTACCAATTCAAATTTTTAATTGGATGAGTAGACCACAAGAAGAATTTCAGTATGTAGCAGCAGCTGGGATGATTGTTTTGCTAGGATTGTTGCTCTTTATAAATATATTTGTCTTATGGTTACGAAATCGAAAATAA
- the pstB gene encoding phosphate ABC transporter ATP-binding protein, translated as MVATVVNVQVKNEKKIETAPKKIVFDTKNLNLWYGEDHALKDINLSIHENEVTAIIGPSGCGKSTYLKTLNRMVELVPIVRTTGVIEYRERNIFDKSYPVEELRTHVGMVFQKPNPFPKSIYENVAYGPKIHGVRDKKTLDEIVENSLRGAAIWDELKDRLHDNAYGLSGGQQQRLCIARCLAIEPDVILMDEPTSALDPISTSKVEELIQELKKDFSIVIVTHNMQQAARISDKTAFFLSGEVVEYTDTNKLFTTPADKRTEDYITGRFG; from the coding sequence ATGGTAGCAACAGTAGTAAATGTACAGGTGAAAAATGAGAAAAAGATTGAGACAGCACCAAAAAAAATAGTATTTGATACGAAAAATTTAAATTTATGGTACGGAGAAGACCATGCTTTAAAAGATATCAACTTAAGTATTCATGAGAATGAAGTAACAGCGATTATCGGTCCAAGTGGTTGTGGGAAATCAACATACTTAAAAACGCTAAATCGTATGGTAGAGTTAGTGCCTATCGTTCGAACTACGGGCGTTATCGAATATAGAGAACGAAACATATTTGATAAATCATATCCGGTTGAAGAATTACGTACGCATGTGGGTATGGTGTTCCAAAAGCCAAATCCATTCCCAAAATCTATTTATGAAAATGTAGCATATGGTCCGAAAATCCATGGTGTTCGTGACAAAAAAACACTTGATGAAATTGTTGAAAATAGCTTGCGCGGCGCAGCTATTTGGGATGAGTTAAAAGATCGTTTGCATGATAATGCATACGGTTTATCTGGTGGTCAGCAACAACGTCTATGCATTGCACGCTGCTTAGCGATTGAGCCAGACGTAATTTTAATGGATGAGCCAACATCGGCGCTAGATCCAATTTCAACATCAAAAGTAGAAGAATTAATTCAGGAGTTAAAGAAAGATTTTAGTATTGTTATCGTAACGCACAACATGCAACAAGCAGCACGAATTTCAGATAAAACTGCTTTCTTCTTAAGTGGAGAAGTTGTGGAATATACAGATACCAACAAATTATTTACAACACCTGCAGATAAGCGTACAGAAGACTACATTACAGGACGATTTGGTTGA
- the phoU gene encoding phosphate signaling complex protein PhoU — protein sequence MVREQFQCDLKTLQQKVIELGELASGALLIAMEGLHNRDVEKALEVIDGDYRMDNLEEEINDLALMLITKQQPVASDLRRIFISIKTATDLERIADHAVNIAKSTIRLGEKEVVVSLHNLEEMFEIAHKMLNLALEAYEQENLTFAKQIAEMDDSVDEIYGKAIREFISSIPGQPEAITQITQLSFVARYIERVADHVTNIAENVFYVVKGKHYLLNE from the coding sequence ATGGTAAGAGAACAGTTTCAATGTGATTTAAAAACGTTACAGCAAAAGGTGATCGAGCTTGGTGAGTTAGCAAGTGGAGCTTTATTGATTGCTATGGAAGGTCTTCACAACAGGGATGTAGAGAAAGCGTTAGAAGTCATTGATGGGGATTATCGCATGGATAATTTAGAAGAGGAAATAAATGACCTTGCGCTTATGCTTATTACAAAGCAGCAGCCTGTAGCAAGTGATTTAAGAAGAATTTTCATTTCAATTAAAACAGCGACAGATTTAGAACGTATTGCAGACCATGCTGTTAATATTGCGAAATCAACAATTCGTCTTGGTGAAAAAGAAGTGGTTGTTAGTTTGCATAATCTTGAGGAAATGTTTGAGATTGCTCATAAGATGTTAAATTTAGCATTAGAAGCATATGAGCAAGAAAATTTAACTTTTGCTAAACAAATTGCTGAAATGGATGATTCAGTTGATGAAATTTATGGGAAGGCGATTCGTGAATTTATTTCATCTATCCCTGGACAACCAGAAGCGATTACACAAATTACACAACTATCCTTTGTTGCAAGATATATTGAGCGTGTAGCAGACCATGTTACAAATATTGCCGAGAATGTATTTTATGTAGTAAAAGGAAAGCATTATTTATTGAATGAGTAG